The genomic stretch TATTTTTGTTGGAAAAATGAGCGTAAATATATACTTATATTATATTTATATAATTTATTGGGTTGCGTTAGAATGGTCGTCGCAGGTTATTACTATCCAGTAATAATTTGTATTTCAGGAATTTAAGCTCTTTTTAGCTTAAGGCTCATCGCAAGATGAGCCTTTTTTTATGACATGACGAAAGCTATTTTTAATTACTATTAAAATAGCCTAAGTAAAATTAAGCGAATAAATGCCGATGAGAATCACAAAAAATAGTCTTTAATGACAAGAAGTATATGATTTGTTAAATTAAAGCCACTTGATAATAATAGGTGATGTAATGAGATTTTTGGTTCTTGCAACTTTATCTGGTTTAGCTTTGATGGGTTGTGCTTCTGTTCAGCAAGCACCGAATACACAAGAGACAATTCGTTATGCTTCTAGCCCATGCTTTGGCGCTTGTCCGATTTATTCTGTAGAAGTAACACCTACAGGTTTAATTCGCTTTGAAGGTAAACAATACACTAAGGCTATAGGCGTTAAAGAAATTCAAGGTAGCGTAAAAGATTATAAAAAACTTGCAGATGATCTAAAAACTTATCGCCCTGAAACAGGTACACAATCAAAAACTGCGGGTTGCCAGCAAACAGCGACCGACATGTCTAGCTACTACATTACTTGGATTCAACCTAATGGCACAGAAACTAAATTAAGCCATTACACAGGTTGTATCTCTCCAGCAAATAATAGATTGAACAAAGTAATGGAAAAACTACCTGAACAATTAGGCATTAAAGATCTAATTTAATGATAAAAGCCCCAAAATCTTGGGGCTTTTTCTTGTTAAGAAGAATTATAAACTTAAAAGTTTTACTTTAAGTATTCCTAAACAAATCAGCGTATAATACATATTATAAAAATGTATATTGTAAAGCGTGGTTATATGTCAAATATTGTCTATGCCTTTTTGGGTGGTTTATTACTAGGCATCGCAACAGTTGGATATTTATATATAAATGGCCGTATAGCCGGAATTAGTGGTTTGCTTGCTCAAATCATTAATCCTACTAAAGATACTTTTAAAAGTTCTGCATTCTGGTTTATTGCGGGACTTGTGCTTACACCTTTCATATATGGTTATTTTTATCACCCTGAAATTGAAATTAAAGCCAATTCATTTGCACTTATTCTAGCAGGTGTACTTGTAGGCTTTGGTACTCGGCTTGGATCAGGCTGTACAAGTGGCCATGGCATTTGTGGTATGAGCAGGCTATCAAAACGCTCGATGATAGCGACAGCAGTTTTTATGTTTGCTGGCATATTAACGGTTTATATCATTCGTCATGTGTTGGGGTAGTCTTATGAAAAATATTTTTGCTTTTTTATTTGGTAGCTTATTTTCATTAGGTTTGATGATCTCTGGAATGTCTAATCCAGAAAAGGTGTTAGGTTTTCTAGATATTTTTGGGCAGTGGGATATTAGCTTAATGTTTGTAATGTTAGGTGCTATTGCTGTGGCATTTATTCCATTTCAAAAGGCTATAAAAAGTCCTAAAACACTCTTTAATGAACAAATTCAATTACCAACAAATACACAGATTGACCAAAGGTTAATTGTGGGCGCTTTTATTTTCGGTATAGGCTGGGGAATAGCTGGTATATGTCCAGCGCCTGCTTTAACGCTTATTGGGTTAGGACATTTTGAAGCGCTTTATTTTATTGTCGCAATGTTATTAGGAATGTTTATTTACCGAATTTTAAATAAAGGAAATTAAGCCTATGCAACAACCTCTAGTAAAAGATTTTTTTGATGAAAACACCAATACTTTTAGCTATGTTGTTGCGGATTTAGCGACTCTTCAATGCACTATTATTGATAGCGTGCTTGATTACGATGCCGCATCGGCCACTACAAAAACAACCAATGCTGATCTGATTGTCGATTATGTCTTGGCTCAAAACTTCAAAGTACAATGGATTTTAGAAACCCATGTACATGCCGACCATATGACCGCGGCTCAATATTTAAAATCTAAATTGGGCGGTACAATTGCGATTAGTCAAAAAATCTCGGTAGTACAAGAAACATTTTCGGCTATCTATAATTTTGATTTTAAGAAATTTAATGAAAATCAGCCCTTTGATTATTTATTCGAAGATTATGAAAATTTCAAAATCGGGGAGATAGAAGCCTATAACATTCCTACACCAGGGCATACACCTGCTTGCTTAAGCTATGTGATTGATGATGCTGTTTTTGTCGGGGATACCTTATTTATGCCTGATTATGGTTCGGCCAGATGCGACTTTCCTAAAGGAAGTGCTGCCGAGCTTTATGATTCAGTACAAAAGCTTTATACACTTCCCGACAATATGCGCATGTTTCTATGCCATGACTATAAGCCTGAAGGTCGTGATGAATATGTCTGTCAAACAGATATAAAAACTCAAAAGCAAAGCAATATTCATTTAAATCGACGCGTTTCCAAAGAATCATTCATAAAAATGCGCCAAGAAAGAGATGCAACTTTGGCAATGCCAAAATTAATTCTGCCTTCAATTCAAATTAATATGAATGGTGGAAATTTTCCGGAACCTGAAGCGAATGGCATCCGTTATTTGAAAATCCCTTTCAATTACTTTTATAAATAGCCTAAGCATTTATTCAGGATCGTTCAATCTATTCAAATAGCCTAAGTAAATAGTAAAATTGACCCTATCAAAATAGCCTAAGCGAGATTTAAAGAACTTGTCTTAAATCCCGCGCAGTCTCTTGCAATAGGGGCAAAATATGTTGAATTAAATATTCTTCAGTTGTTCTCATGGTTGGAGAAACAATGTTTAAAGCAGCAACCACTTTAAAGTCTTGTCCATAAATCGGTACGGCGAGCGCATGAACTCCTAATTCGTGTTCTTCACGTGAATAACACCAGTCTTGTTCTCGAATCTCTTGTAGTAACTCTAGAAATTTATCATTTTCGACATGCGTATATTTGGTTAGACGCTGAAGAGGATATTTTTGGAGCCAGTCCAATTGCTCTTCTTGGCTTAAATGTGCCAGTAAAATTTTACCTGCAGATGTCGCATGAGCAGGCAGACGGTTACCCAAGTGCAAACCATATGGATTTACCCGGTCAGTTTGTTGGTGGGCAGCACTACGGGCAATGGTAATGGCTTCATAACCATCAAGTACCATCACTGAATAAATAAGGGAAGTCTGGTTAGTTAGAAGGTTTAATAAAGGCTGGGACACTTTTGGAAGCTGAGCTGCACCTAAATAAGCTCCTGAAAATTTGAGAACTTTAGGTGTTAAATAATAATAGTGACCATCTGACTCAAGATAACCTAAATATTCTAAAGTTAATAAATGGCGTCTTGCTGCCGCTCGGGTGAGTCCAGTTTTTTCGGCCGCCTTAGAAATATTTAAACGATGTTGATTACTGCTAAAGCTATCTAAAATTGACATACCTTTACCGATGCCAGCAATGTAATCTTCATGACGAATCGTTTTTTTATTGTCCTGATTCTGGATTATCCGTTCATCTTTACTCATTACTGATCCTTGTACGATAGAAGCTTAATAGATCAATTCGCTTTACTGAAAAAGTTTAATAATTTCATGTCGCAAAAATTGATGTCTTAAATTATCCCTTAAATCTTCGTGCCAAAACATACCCATTTTAATATTGGTTATCTCAAAAGGCAGAGAATGTAAGCGAATTGCAGCACTATAAGACAAATGCTGCAAAATCATACGAGGCATCGTAAGTATTGCGTCGGCTTGAGCTCCCAAAACTTGTAACGCTGTTGAGTAGTTTTGACAGCGCATAAATACATTTCTTGAAATTTTTTGGTGTTGGTTTAAATAAATATCTTCAAGTAAAGCGCCCGTACGGCGTGACGAAACACCAATATGTCGACCACTAATATAACTAGCTAAATCGACTTCTTTAAGTTGGCTGCAAATGACGAACTCATCTGTTACCAAATGGTCAAAGGTAATTTTTGGAGATAAATATTGTTCTAGGTCAATCACGAAATCGAGCTGCTGCGTCGCCAAGTCCGCCATGATGTGTTTTCGATCTAGCTTCATACTCACAAACTGCAAATCTAAATTAAGATTTTGAAAGTGTTGAGCTAACCTTGGAAGAATAATTGGCTCAATTTCATCATGCACGGCGATTTTTAAGTTTTTTAAGCTTGTTGGATCGAACACATGCTTCTGCTGGCTAATATTTTGAATGGTTAAAAGTGCTTGTTTCACAGTTGGATAAATCTGTTCTGCAAAAGGAGTGGCTGACATTTTATTGCCTACTCGTATGAATACATCATCTTCAAGTTGCTGGCGTAATCTTTGTAAAGCATGACTTGCTGCTGACTGGGTAATATTAAGGCTACTTGCGGCATTAGAAATGCTTTTTTGTTCATAAATCGCGATAAAAAGCGGATATAAATTGATATCAATCCGGTGGAAAAAACTTAGGTCTAGGCCATGTAGGTTATGAATATTATTCATGAGATGTTATTTAATAAAATCATTTCATTCATATTAAGTTTCAAGTTATGTTGATGTAAAGACCAGATAATGATGTGAAGGAAAAAAGAATGTTTGAACTTTCAAAGAAAGCTCAAGATTTTGCTGAGCGAACAAGAAAATTTATTTTAGAAGAAATAGAACCTGTCGAAGCAAAATTTTGGGAAGAGGTTCACGAGTTAAATCCAGATGGAAACTGGAAAAAGTGGCAGTGGCCGGAGCTTTTAGAAACTCTGAAATCTAAAGCTAAACAAGCTGGTCTTTGGAATATGTTTTTACCCGATGAAAAGCTCGGTGCTGGGTTAACAGTTCAAGAATATGCCCACATTGCCGAACTGACTGGTCGTAGTTTATTGGCACCTACGGTTTTTAACTGTAATGCACCTGATACGGGAAATATGGAATTGTTATGGCGCTATGGCAGTGAGCAGCAAAAACAGCAATGGTTACAGCCTTTATTGGACGGAAAAATTCGCTCGGTTTTTTGTATGACTGAACCCGACGTTGCTTCAAGTGATGCAACGAATATGCAAGCGACTGCGCTCATCGATGGTAATGAAATTGTTTTAAATGGCGAAAAATGGTGGTCGTCTGGCTTAGGAGACCCAAATGCTAAAGTCATTATTTTTATGGCACATACCCCAGATGAAACTAAAGACCGCCATCATCAACACTCTATGGTTTTAGTACCGATTGATACGGCAGGTGTTGAAATTCAACGTATGTTACCTGTATTTGGTGACTACGATGCACCGCATGGACATGGTGAAGTTCATTTTAATAATGTTCGAGTGCCTATTGAAAACTTTATTGGTGGAGCGGGGCAAGGCTTCGAAATTGCACAAGGTCGTTTAGGGCCGGGGCGTATTCACCATTGCATGCGCTGTATCGGAGCTGCTGAAAAAGCACTAGAACTTATGATTGATAGAGGCATGTCTAGAACGGCGTTTGGCAAAGAAATTCTAAAACTCGGTGGAAACCTAGAGCGTGTAGCCGATGCGCGAGTAGCCATAGATCAAGCTAGACTTTTAACCTTGTATGCTGCTTATAAAATGGATACTTTAGGAAATATGGCTGCTTTAACAGAAATATCTGCAATTAAAGTAGTCGCTCCAAGTGTATTAGAAAAAGTAGTCGATATGGCGATTCAGCTACATGGCGGTGCGGGCGTTTCAAGAGATACGCCATTAACAGGTTTCTTTGCTCAAGCACGCAGTTTACGTTTAGCTGATGGTCCGGATGAAGTGCATAAAGGCATGATTGCCAAATTAGAGTTGGCCAAACGTGGTTATGGTCGTCATAAGAAAGTATAAGTTTAAAGGAAGTGAATATGTCGGTAATTGATGTAGGCGGTGAAATACGTGAAGGTGAAGAGCTTGATATTGGGGCAGTTGAAAACTGGTTAAAAAACCAAGGTGTTGAGTTGGTTGGTCCAGCAGTCGTTACTCAATATACGGGCGGGGCGTCGAATTGGACTTATCGTTTAAAGTATGAAAATACCGATTTAATTTTGCGACGTCCCCCAAAAGGAACAAAAGCGAAGTCAGCCCACGATATGGCCCGTGAATATATGGTGCAGAAAAATCTTGCGCCTTATTATCCAGTGCTTCCTAAAATGGTTGCACTTTGTCAGGATGAATCGGTCATTGGCTGTGATTTTTATGTCATGGAACGCATTGAAGGCATTATTCCTCGTGCAAAATTACCGCCTGAGCTTGGTTTTAATGAAGATGATGTCCATCAACTTTGTGTAAATGTTATTGATAAGCTGATTGAGCTACATCAAGTTCCTTATGAAAACACGCCTTTAGCTGAACTAGGCAAAGGTGCAGGGTACTGCCGTAGACAAGTTGAAGGTTGGGATAAACGCTATGAAAAAGTCCGCACAATCAACGTTCCTTCATTTAAATATGTCCGAAAATGGCTGAACGATAATATCCCTCAAGACTCTACGACTTGTATTATTCACAATGATTGGCGTTTTGATAACGTGATTTTAGATCCAGAGCATCCAACAGAAGTGATTGGTGTTTTGGATTGGGAAATGGCGACCTTGGGTGATCCATTAATGGATTTAGGCAGTGCTTTGGCTTATTGGGTTGAGCCAACAGATAATATGATTTTTAGATCGACGCGCCGTCAGCCTACTCATTTAAAGGGAATGTTCTCTCGTAAAGAAGTCGTTGACTATTATTTGCAAAAAACAGGTCTAAAACCTCAAAACTGGGCTTTTTATGAAGTATTTGGTGTATTCCGTTTAGCCGTGATTGCCCAGCAAATCTATTACCGTTATTACCATAAACAAACCCGAAATCCTGCTTTTAAAGATTTCTGGATCGTGATTCATGCGCTACATATCCGAGCTTTAAAACTTATCGCACAGCAAAAATTGCAAGAATCAGAATTTGCTCAGCAATCTCTACAGAAAATACAGGGTATTTTAAGAAAATGACCACAATTTATCTGGTAAGACATGGTCAGGCATCATTTGGTAAAAGTAACTATGATGAGCTGTCTGAAAATGGTGAAGCTCAGGCGACTTTGTTAGGCCAATATTTTAAGCAAATATTGAAAGAACAACCTTATGTGGTTGCTGGAACTATGCAACGCCATGAGCAAACTGCAAAGCTCGCACTCAATGAATGTTTTCCAGATGCAGTAATTCATCATAATAATTTATGGAATGAGTTTAACCATCAACAGGTTTTTGCACGCTATGAACCACGTTTTGAACAACCTGAACTGTTAAAAACCGACGTAGCACAGGAACAGAACCCACGCGCTTATCTTGCCAAAATATTCGAAGGTGCCATTGGACGATGGACTGATGGTGATTTTCATCATGAATATGATGAGTCATGGCCGCACTTTAAAGAAAGAGTCGAAACAGCATTGCAGCAACTTTGTGATGAGTTAGCGAAAACTAAGCCTCGTTATGCAGTTGTTTTTACCTCTGGTGGTGTGATTTCTGTAGCAATTGGAAAATTGCTTGAACTGAGTCCCAATCGAACTTTTGCATTGAATTGGGCAATTGCTAATACAAGCCTCACAACTTTGCGTTTGGTTGGAAATGAAGCTCAGGTTTTAAGTTTAAATGAACATCATTTTATAAAAGCTGAGCGGCCAGATTTACTGACATGGATTTAAAATAAGGATAAAAACATGGCAAAGACAATTTTGATTACAGGTGCAAGTTCTGGATTGGGCGCAGGTATGGCGCATGAATTTGCAGCCAAAGGTTATAACTTAGCGATTTGTGCACGCCGTTTAGATCGATTAGAGACTTTAAAAACTGAACTTGAAAATGAGTATGGTATTAAAGTCATTGCAAAAAGTCTGGACGTTACCAATTACGATCAGGTTTTTGAAGTATTTCGCGCCTTTAAACAAGAATTTGGCTCTTTAGACCGAATTATTGTAAATGCGGGAGTCGGAAATGGCCGTCGTATTGGTAAAGGTAATTTTGAAATTAACAGAGCCACAGCTGAAACAAACTTTATTTCTGCTTTAGCGCAGTGTGAAGCTGCGGTTGAAATTTTCAGAGCACAAAACGCCGGTCACTTGGTGGTGATGTCATCCATGAGTGCGATGCGTGGATTACCAAAGCATTTATCGACCTATGCGGCAAGTAAAGCCGCGGTTGCTCATTTGGCTGAAGGTATTCGAGCTGAATTATTGGATACGCCAATTAAAGTCTCAACCATTTTCCCAGGCTACATTCGTACTGAAATAAATGAGGGTGCTAAACATCTTCCTTTTGAAGTAGATGCCAAAACGGGATGTAAAGCTTTGGTCAAAGCCATCGAAAAGCAACCTGTAAAAGCTTATGTGCCGCAGTGGCCATGGTTACCAATGAGTATTGCCATGAAGGTCTTACCTTTAAGGTTAGTCAATAAATTAGGCTAAAAATAACCCCCTAAATTTTAGGGGGTTATTTTTTGATAATTAAAACTTTTTGGTGTAATTCACAAATAAACGGTCTTCACCAAAGTCATTGCCATGTTTTACGTTGTAATCAATACGAATGTATTGCAGAG from Acinetobacter pittii encodes the following:
- a CDS encoding MBL fold metallo-hydrolase encodes the protein MQQPLVKDFFDENTNTFSYVVADLATLQCTIIDSVLDYDAASATTKTTNADLIVDYVLAQNFKVQWILETHVHADHMTAAQYLKSKLGGTIAISQKISVVQETFSAIYNFDFKKFNENQPFDYLFEDYENFKIGEIEAYNIPTPGHTPACLSYVIDDAVFVGDTLFMPDYGSARCDFPKGSAAELYDSVQKLYTLPDNMRMFLCHDYKPEGRDEYVCQTDIKTQKQSNIHLNRRVSKESFIKMRQERDATLAMPKLILPSIQINMNGGNFPEPEANGIRYLKIPFNYFYK
- a CDS encoding SDR family oxidoreductase, with the translated sequence MAKTILITGASSGLGAGMAHEFAAKGYNLAICARRLDRLETLKTELENEYGIKVIAKSLDVTNYDQVFEVFRAFKQEFGSLDRIIVNAGVGNGRRIGKGNFEINRATAETNFISALAQCEAAVEIFRAQNAGHLVVMSSMSAMRGLPKHLSTYAASKAAVAHLAEGIRAELLDTPIKVSTIFPGYIRTEINEGAKHLPFEVDAKTGCKALVKAIEKQPVKAYVPQWPWLPMSIAMKVLPLRLVNKLG
- a CDS encoding DUF6438 domain-containing protein, with amino-acid sequence MVLATLSGLALMGCASVQQAPNTQETIRYASSPCFGACPIYSVEVTPTGLIRFEGKQYTKAIGVKEIQGSVKDYKKLADDLKTYRPETGTQSKTAGCQQTATDMSSYYITWIQPNGTETKLSHYTGCISPANNRLNKVMEKLPEQLGIKDLI
- a CDS encoding YeeE/YedE family protein, whose product is MKNIFAFLFGSLFSLGLMISGMSNPEKVLGFLDIFGQWDISLMFVMLGAIAVAFIPFQKAIKSPKTLFNEQIQLPTNTQIDQRLIVGAFIFGIGWGIAGICPAPALTLIGLGHFEALYFIVAMLLGMFIYRILNKGN
- the pcaU gene encoding IclR family transcriptional regulator PcaU — translated: MSKDERIIQNQDNKKTIRHEDYIAGIGKGMSILDSFSSNQHRLNISKAAEKTGLTRAAARRHLLTLEYLGYLESDGHYYYLTPKVLKFSGAYLGAAQLPKVSQPLLNLLTNQTSLIYSVMVLDGYEAITIARSAAHQQTDRVNPYGLHLGNRLPAHATSAGKILLAHLSQEEQLDWLQKYPLQRLTKYTHVENDKFLELLQEIREQDWCYSREEHELGVHALAVPIYGQDFKVVAALNIVSPTMRTTEEYLIQHILPLLQETARDLRQVL
- a CDS encoding YeeE/YedE family protein — encoded protein: MSNIVYAFLGGLLLGIATVGYLYINGRIAGISGLLAQIINPTKDTFKSSAFWFIAGLVLTPFIYGYFYHPEIEIKANSFALILAGVLVGFGTRLGSGCTSGHGICGMSRLSKRSMIATAVFMFAGILTVYIIRHVLG
- a CDS encoding acyl-CoA dehydrogenase family protein; amino-acid sequence: MFELSKKAQDFAERTRKFILEEIEPVEAKFWEEVHELNPDGNWKKWQWPELLETLKSKAKQAGLWNMFLPDEKLGAGLTVQEYAHIAELTGRSLLAPTVFNCNAPDTGNMELLWRYGSEQQKQQWLQPLLDGKIRSVFCMTEPDVASSDATNMQATALIDGNEIVLNGEKWWSSGLGDPNAKVIIFMAHTPDETKDRHHQHSMVLVPIDTAGVEIQRMLPVFGDYDAPHGHGEVHFNNVRVPIENFIGGAGQGFEIAQGRLGPGRIHHCMRCIGAAEKALELMIDRGMSRTAFGKEILKLGGNLERVADARVAIDQARLLTLYAAYKMDTLGNMAALTEISAIKVVAPSVLEKVVDMAIQLHGGAGVSRDTPLTGFFAQARSLRLADGPDEVHKGMIAKLELAKRGYGRHKKV
- a CDS encoding histidine phosphatase family protein, coding for MTTIYLVRHGQASFGKSNYDELSENGEAQATLLGQYFKQILKEQPYVVAGTMQRHEQTAKLALNECFPDAVIHHNNLWNEFNHQQVFARYEPRFEQPELLKTDVAQEQNPRAYLAKIFEGAIGRWTDGDFHHEYDESWPHFKERVETALQQLCDELAKTKPRYAVVFTSGGVISVAIGKLLELSPNRTFALNWAIANTSLTTLRLVGNEAQVLSLNEHHFIKAERPDLLTWI
- the leuO gene encoding LysR family transcriptional regulator yields the protein MNNIHNLHGLDLSFFHRIDINLYPLFIAIYEQKSISNAASSLNITQSAASHALQRLRQQLEDDVFIRVGNKMSATPFAEQIYPTVKQALLTIQNISQQKHVFDPTSLKNLKIAVHDEIEPIILPRLAQHFQNLNLDLQFVSMKLDRKHIMADLATQQLDFVIDLEQYLSPKITFDHLVTDEFVICSQLKEVDLASYISGRHIGVSSRRTGALLEDIYLNQHQKISRNVFMRCQNYSTALQVLGAQADAILTMPRMILQHLSYSAAIRLHSLPFEITNIKMGMFWHEDLRDNLRHQFLRHEIIKLFQ
- a CDS encoding phosphotransferase family protein, which codes for MSVIDVGGEIREGEELDIGAVENWLKNQGVELVGPAVVTQYTGGASNWTYRLKYENTDLILRRPPKGTKAKSAHDMAREYMVQKNLAPYYPVLPKMVALCQDESVIGCDFYVMERIEGIIPRAKLPPELGFNEDDVHQLCVNVIDKLIELHQVPYENTPLAELGKGAGYCRRQVEGWDKRYEKVRTINVPSFKYVRKWLNDNIPQDSTTCIIHNDWRFDNVILDPEHPTEVIGVLDWEMATLGDPLMDLGSALAYWVEPTDNMIFRSTRRQPTHLKGMFSRKEVVDYYLQKTGLKPQNWAFYEVFGVFRLAVIAQQIYYRYYHKQTRNPAFKDFWIVIHALHIRALKLIAQQKLQESEFAQQSLQKIQGILRK